AGAGTAAGGGTTTTAGCTTCTAATACACATTAAGCGTCTATCAGCTCTCAGCCATTTGTGTGTTAAAAAATCCCCGTCTCCCCGTCTCCCCGTCACCGTGTCTCAAGAAAGCTCCCCACTCTCCGTGTCAGCCCTTGCCGAGGGCATTCAACCGGATTTTATATCACCCCGCGCAAGACTTCAGCACCCACCCCAAAATGACCCCCAACCCGCCAAAACGAACAATTTGCCAAAACGGTTCCCAGAGCCTGCGCCACTGAAAAAGACTGCTTTCTAGGTTGATTTCAATCGCGTCCAATTCTTTTTGAATGAGCTGTAATTGCGCTTTTATTTCCGATGAATCTCGGTTTTGTGCTTTTAATTCGCTGCGTTCTTGCTGTAATTCCACTTTTCGCTGTTTGTCGCGCTGCACTTGAGCGTAGCGTTCTTTGAGAGAGAAGAGCGATTGTTCGACTTCCGCGATCGCGCGCTCTAAATCGGCATTATCGACGTTAGAATTCTCAGGAGGCATCCTATAAATTTGCTCGAAAACATCCTATTCAGTATTAACTCATGGTTCAGTCCCAAACCCATCAACTCGACCAACTGAGTACCCTAGAACTCGCTCAGGCACTCGCAGAACGCTTAACCATCGCCCCCAACGACTGGCACCGTCTCAAAGCCAATCGCAAAGCACAAGCAGCGCAACACGCCGCAGCCGCCCTCGTCTTTCTCCTCAACGACCGACCCCAAGAAGCCCTCATTCGCTTTCAACAAACCACGGGATGGCTTGACCGTTCCATCTCCGCACCACCTTGTCCCACTCACGGAAATTGACATCCTCCCCTTCCTTAAAAGCAACCTCGCGATACTGATTTTCTGCTTCGCTCCGTGCCAACTAGCGGTCTGTCAAGTTCCAATTTGTGGGTAAAGACGCTTAAGTGGGATAAGACGGCGAAACGAACCAAGAAAAATCCGGTTTCTTGTAAGAAACCGGATTTTGTGGAAAAAATCAGCATCTTACCGATTGGCAACAGGTTGCTTTTGCATTTCCATGAGTTCGGGAACCGTGACAAACTCATAACCTTGGGCTTTGAGTTTGTCAATAATGACGGGAAGTGCATTAACGGTTTTCCTGCGATCCCCACCGCCATCGTGCATCAGGACAATTCCCCCAGGAGAAGCATCGCGCAGGACATTCCGAACCATATTCGCGCTCGATGTGCGATAGTCTTGGGAGTCTGCGGACCACATGACAACGCTTTGGTTTTGCTTGGCAGCGTAGGTAGCGAGTCCATTGGTGAGGTATCCGCCGGGGGGACGGAAGAGAACGCTTTTTGCCCCTGTGAGTTTGTAGATAATTTCTGTGGTTCGATTGATTTCTGAGGCGGCGGCAGCTTCGCTATGTTGGCGATAGGGATGACTCCAGGTGTGGTTGGCAAGGACATGACCGTGATTGACCACAATTTTGGCGAGTTCGGGGAAGTTTTGGACGTTCCGACCTAAGAAGAAAAAGGTTGCTTTGATATTATTTTTCTTAAGGATGTATAGGATGTCATTTGTGGTTCCCGGCCAAGGACCATCATCAAAGGTTAGGGCAATGACTTTACGTTCTGCTGGAACTTGAACGCTTTTAATGGTTTTACCTTGAAACGCCTGGGGTAAGGAAAAGTCATAAATTCTTTTTTGTTCTTGTTCTAGGCGTTCGAGATTAGCCACAAGGTTTTGAAAGACCTTTGCATCGCTTAAGGCTAGGGATTTGGCTTGAATGGGGTCTGGGTCTTGGTTATTCAAGTCGAGCTTAATTTGAATGCCGTTTGCGGTCTTGGGGGAATTGCCTTTTAGCGCAGGTATAAGCAAACCAAAGGTAAAACTGGCTGCGGCGATCGCGATCGCGAATAGAGTCCGGCGTTGCCATATCAATGAATGATGTTGTGCCAACTTTAGTCTCCTTCACTCCTCAAATAATCTTAGGGGATAAATTGAATTGTTATCTAAAAAATAGAGTCTGGGAATACTCCTCGATACAACGCGAAGATTCGGCTTGCAAATCCAATTGTACGAAGGGAGGGGGATCGATGCGGATAGGGGAAGCCCTATGACATCCCGAAGAAATTCAGCAATCCATTGAGTCTCGCTATAATCTCTCATTACATCTGACAAAATGCTTTTCCGGGATTCTTGGAAAAACTTTTTGTTTTGCTCTTCTGCAATTGCACGCCGTTGTTTGAGCTGCTTACAGCTGTGGCATCGAAATGGCGGGTTCAAGAAAAGTTCTTGTCTCCGTCAAATAAGATCGGACACTATCGTGTCATGTTTCGAGCCTTTTTCAATACCGCTAGACGATTTATTGTTATTATGTCTAGCTGCTTGATTCATCAGGTCAACCTGTTTATTTCAATGCGCTCGATATTGCCCTTAAATTGAGTTTTTTTCGTGCCTTAGCGCTCTTTAAACACCTTACAAGAAGGGGTTTAAGTATTAGATCGGTAGCAAACACTTCGCATTTGCATATTATTTGGCTGGAGTAAAACCCTTTGCCGTACATCATAGAGTACTTCGGCGAAACCGTACAGAAAAAAAATTTAAAATGTCGTGCAATGCCGAGCATACAGCTTGAGAATGGCTTGGGTGACTTCTTCAATGCTCAACCCATCGGTCACGAGTTCTATGGCATCGGGGGCTTTACACAGAGGTGCAATTTTACGGGTGCTGTCTATGTAATCTCGGTGTTGAATTTCTTTTTCCATTTGTTCGAGATCGATTTGAGTTTCTCCTTGATGGGCTAGGTCTTGGAGTCGTCGGCGGGCGCGTTCTTGGGCTGAAGCGGTGAGAAAAATTTTAAGTTCTGCGTTGGGAAAAACATGGGTGCCGATATCGCGTCCTTCGGCTACGATTCCGCCTTTTTCTCCCCACTGTTGTTGTTGTTTGAGGAGGACTTGGCGTACGGCGGATAATTTCGCAACGGCGGAGACGTTGGCGGTGACTTGGGGTGTCCGAATCGCTTGGGTGACATCGGTGTTATCGATCGAGACTTGTAGGGGAGGGGTTGAGTTTGTGCGACGCAGGGTGAGGGTGGTGGATTCGAGGCATTCCGCGATCGCGGGTTCGTCGTCGAGGGCAATTTTTTTTTCTAAAACCAGCCACGCGATCGCGCGATACATGGCTCCTGTATCGAGGTAAAGAAATCCCAAGGCTTCGGCGACCAAACGGGTTACGGTGGACTTTCCCGCCCCCGCAGGGCCATCTATGGCAACGATCGGTTCGCGATCGCGCAGTTGGATATTATCGATCAGTCGCGTTGTTCCCACTCGCGCCGCGATCGCGAGCAATCCCGATGTTTCAATAGAATTCAGGGGAATTAAGGTTTGGGGATCGACCAGTTCGAGGTATTCTAACTCAATTTCCGGAACGGTTTGCAATTCGGTTTTTGCCGCAGTCATTAAAGTTTGAGCGTTCCGTTCGCCCTTTTGGAACGATCCCCTTGCCGCCTCCAAACTGCGAAATAAAACCGTGGCATTTTCTTCTTGTTCCGGGGTTAAGTATTGATTGCGAGAACTACAGGCTAAACCCGACGCTTCCCGCACAGTCGGACAGGGGCGAATTTCCACGGGAATATTCAAATCTGCGACCAAACGGCGAATAATCGCGAGTTGCTGGGCATCTTTTTCGCCAAAATACGCTCTGGTGGGTCGAACGAGATTAAATAGTTTTGTGACAATGGTTGCAACGCCTTGGAAGTGTCCCTCTCTTCGGGAACTGCACAAACCGGATGTCATTTCAGGAGGCGGAATAATAGTAGTTTGTGCGCGAGCGATCCCCATTGTCTCTGGAGACGGAGCAAAAAGAACTCGAACCCCTAATTCTTCGCACAATTGAGCGTCTTGTTCGCGCGATCGCGGATAATTTTCTAAGTCTTCGTTGGGAGCAAATTGCAGGGGATTGATAAAGATACTCACAACCACGATCTCATTTTCCGCGATCGCGCGCCGCATCAAACTCAAATGTCCTTCGTGCAACGCCCCCATCGTCGGCACAAAACCAATACTTTGCTCGTGCCAATACTGTCTTAATTCCGCCTGCAATCCGGCAATCGTTTTAAAGAGTCGCACCGCTAATTTCCCAAAACAAATACTTTATATCAGATATTAAAGCGCTTGCGCCCCCTGGTAGTGGTCTGTCAATTTTCAATTGACGGGGAAAGGAGAAGCGCCGAGACCCCACGCCGCCGTGAGGCGCAAACGTCCGGCACAAGCATTTGAGGAAAACTGAGGGGCTGTGTTTCGAGAAGGTGGCGACATCTGAGGTTCCCTCAGATGCTTGTGACCACCGTGTTTCCTCGAAACCCTGTACGCCCCGACGCGGACTTGGGAACGCTTGGCAAGACAGGGGTAAAGGTTAAAGGATGACTGTTAGCGCTCAACGACAACCCCTAATTTCTTTCTTGACAGACCAGAGTAGGAACCTATATATCTTGAAGTCCCTCCCCCAGGATTGGGGGAGGTCGGAACGCCTTTGAGGTTCCCTCAAAGGACGCAAGCCGACCTTTAGGGATTTAGGGAGAGGGCTTTGCGAGACTTATCGCTCTAAAACCTCAACCTGAACGGGTGCAACGCCGCTACTATACATATCGATCTCTTTCGCCGCACCCACAGAAAGGTCAATAATCCGTCCGCGAATGAAGGGTCCTCGGTCATTGATGCGAACCACAACAGAGCGTCCGTTATTTTTGTTGGTCACGCGCACGAAAGTTCCGAAAGGTAACGTGCGATGGGCTGCGGTCATTGCGTTCTGGTTGAACCGTTCCCCACTGGCGCTGCGACGACCGTGGAATCCCGGCCCGTACCAAGAAGCCATTCCCTGCTGTCGCGATACAACGCGAGCTGCGGCTTGTTGTGCGGCGCGAGAGGGTTCTGGGCGAGTGGCAATTTCTCCGACGGCTAAAGGCGGGGCGTTTCCGAGTAATCGCCTTAATCGATTGGTGGCTTGCAGTGCATCCTGGGTCAAACTTCTAGTGGTGTCAGGAAGGATCGTTTTATTGTCGATGGTGGCAATTTCTTCGCCGCTTGCAGTAATAATGTAAGCCGCGCGATCGCCATTCCAACCTACGGTAATTTCGCGAGCATCAAAATCATTTTGGTTGAGGTCGCTGAGACGGTGCGCCACCGCAATTGCTCGTTCGGTAGGGTTGGTGCTGGTTTGAATATTTCGAGCAACGGAAGTGTTTTTCTCTTCCTGTGTTGCTGTGGTACTAACAAGGGTTGCGGTCTGTCCGTTAGCCACTTTGTCTCGCGACTCATTCGATGCCGCAGAACTGAGGAAGGTGAGGACGGGAATGTTGTGGAGGTAAAGGGTTGCAGCTTGGCGTTCTCCCCACTGATGGGGATAAACCCGCGTCGCGCGATCGATAACTTGGGTGGTTTGCTGGGGAATGGCAACGGTGGGTTCGCCTCCCTCAAGGGGTTGAAGCGTTGAAGGGATTGTGGTGGAGGCTTCTGAAGGCTGAGACGCGATCGCGTTGTTTTCTGCTCGTTCTTGCGCAACGGCTTTAAACGGCTCGGCTGCCAGTGCCAGCGTCGTACCTAAAATAGTAGTCAGAACGGAAGCAGTTAAACGACTTGAAAGGTTTGGGCGCATAAGTTTTTTGTTGAATTACAACCACAATCGGTTTAACGAGATACAAACTCGTACTCATTCCGAGTGCGCAATAGGTTTAGCAAACTGCAACAGACTAGCACGATCCTTTGGCATTCCGAATCGGTATTATCTGACCCTGATTGGTACAAAAAAACTATTCACTTGTGTGACCGACCTGTGAAAGGATTACCATCTCTAGCCTTCACAGAAGCGATCGCGTTTACGTTTATTTACAAATAATTATCAAACTTCAATGATTCATAAAAAATTTTGCAGTATGTACCTTCCGTTAAAATTCGCGGCGTAAAAGGAGAGAATTCATCACCACAATAATCGAACTCAGTGCCATCGATGCCCCTGCCATTGCGGGACTGAGTGAAATGCCTTGACTGGGGAGCAGTACACCTGCTGCAAGGGGAATCGCGATCGCGTTATACCCCAAAGCCCAAAAGAGATTTTGACGAATTTTACGCACCGTTGCCCGACTGAGGCGAATCGCTTCAACGGTATTGAAGAGGCGAATATTCTCATCTGTGCTAGAGTTTCCCATCAAAACAATCCCGGCGGTTTCAATCGCCACATCCGTGCCGCCGTGGAGGGAAATTCCCACATCTGCTTGGGCTAGGGCGGGTGCGTCGTTGATCCCGTCCCCTGCCATTGCCACGACTTGGGTTGAATCCTGTTGGAGGGTTTGAATAATTTCTGCTTTTTTATCGGGACGAACTTCTGCGTAGACGCGATCGATTTTAAGCTGTCGCGCGATCGCGCGGGCAACTTCTTCGCGATCTCCGGTTAATAAAACCACCTCTAATCCCATCTTCTGCAATTTCTCGACTGTGGCAAAAGCATCGGGGCGCACGACATCCTCAAGAGCGATAATTCCCGCAAATTTGCCGTTTATTGCCGCGTAAATCGGCGTTTTCCCCGCAATTTCTCCATCACTTGCCACATCAATCCCGTGGTGCGTCAACCAGGCTCGATTTCCCGCTAAGATTTGCTCTCCCTCAATCTGTGCCGATACCCCCAAACCCGGTTCGGTGAAGAAGTCGGAGGCGGCGGAAAGGGTAAGGTTGCGTTTTTTTGCTTCTGCGAGAACGGCGAGGGCTAAAGGGTGATGGGTTCCGCTTTCGGCGGTTGCCACCTTTTGCAAGAGTTCGTCTGCGGTGAAGGGAGAAACGGGCAAACAGTCGGAAACTGTGGGACAGCCCATCGTGAGGGTTCCGGTTTTATCAAAAACGATTGTACTCAACTGATGAACGCGCTCTAGGATATCGCCCCCTTTAATCAAAATCCCCCGTTCCGCTCCCATGCTGGTTCCCACAAGAAGGGCTGTGGGAGTGGCTAAACCGAGGGCGCAGGGACAGGAAATTGCCAAAACCGCGATCGCGAGTTTTAAACTGAGAAGGACGGAGGAGGTGTCTGGAACCGCCATTCCGTGAGCCATTGCGGGGTGCAGAACCTGCGACCACAAAGATGTACCGATGAAATTCCAAAATAGGAAGGTGAGGGTGGCGATTGCCATCACGCCGTAGGCAAAATATCCCGCGACAGTATCGGCGAGTTTTTGAACGGGGGCTTTGCGGGTTTGGGCTTCTTCTACGAGGGCGATGGTTCTAGCCAGGGTGGTGTTTTGACCCGTGCGAGTCGTGGCGATCGCGATCGCGCCCGAACGATTGAGGGTTCCCGCTGCAACTTCATCCCCCGATTGTTTGAAAACCGGAAGGGATTCCCCAGTAAGCATCGATTCCTCAACAGACGTTTGTCCGAACACCACCACGCCATCTACGGGAATGCGTTCCCCCGGAAGGACACGCACCCATTCCCCTTCTCGCACCTGTTCCACGGGAATTGCGATCCCCCCCTCTTCCCAGGAAGTAGATTCGCCGATTACGTAGGCAACGGAGGGTTGTAGGGCGATGAGTTTTTCCAATGCCGCGATCGCGCGCGATCGCGCTCTCCCCTCCAACGTGCGCCCTAACAAGATAAAACCCAACAACATCACGGGTTCGTCAAAAAAGCACTCCCACCCCATCTGCGGGAAGAACAACGCCGCACAACTGGCAAAATAGGCGCTGAGGGTTCCCAACCCCACCAGGGTATTCATGTTGGGCATTCCGTAGCGCAAACCGCGCATCCCATCAAAAATAATTTCCCGTCCGGGAATCAGTAATGCCAGGGTTGCCAGTCCCCAATGAACCCAAATATTGCTCAACACCGGGATGACCGGGCCTCCCCAATGCTGCCAATGTCCCAACCCGGAAAAAAGCAATAGCCCCGCAGCCATCGCTAGCACCCCCGTGGAGGAGTGGGGTTTGTTGAGAGTCTTTTGGGGGGAATTTGCCCCTTCTGCGCTGCGAGGTTCCGCTTGAAAGCCTCTCGCGGTCAATTTCTCTGCCAGGGTTTTCGGGTCTATGGTTTGCGCTTCGTACTGTACGACTGCCATTTCCGTGATGAGGTTAACGCAAGCCGACACCACGCCGGGATTCTGCGTTAATTGGCGTTCCACTGCGGCGACGCACCCCGCACACTTCATTCCTTTTACGTCCAGCGTTGCCGTTTCTAGATCGGGAGAAGGTTTTTTAAGATCGCGCGATCGTTGTTCTGAAACTGTCATAATTCAAACGCAATAGACCACCTTTCATCCTAAAGCGTTTGCTCCTTATATTCGCGATCGCGAACAATAATAACCCACAAGATATATTCTTCTCCTGGGCTGCGAACAAATTTGTTAGGTGGAGAGTTCCCGATTCTTGGTAGGATTGTGTTTTCCCTGCTAGAGTGTAGAATTTTTAAGTCTTATTTTTTATGACCTCCAACGTTTCCAGTCCTGCCCGAACCATCCGCATCGCCTCGCGCAAAAGCCAACTCGCGCTGGTTCAAACTTATTGGGTGCAAGAACAACTACAAAAGCATTTCCCCGAACGCCAATTTGATGTCGAAACCATGAGTACCAAAGGGGATAAAATCCTCGATGTGGCGCTTTCCAAAATTGGGGATAAAGGGCTATTTACGAAAGAGTTGGAATTGGGAATGATTAATAAAACTGCTGATTTAGCGGTGCATTCCCTCAAAGACTTGCCCACAAAACTGCCGGATGGATTGGTTCTTGGCTGCGTGACCGAACGGATTAACCCGGCGGATGCGTTGGTGGTTCACGCGAAACATAAAGACAAGCAAATCGATACGCTTCCCGAAGGTGCGGTTATTGGAACCTCATCTCTGCGTAGACTGGCGCAACTGCGCTACCATTTCCCGCACTTTGAATTTAAAGATGTTCGGGGGAACCTCAATACCCGATTGGCAAAATTGGATGATGGGGGTTACGATGCCTTGATTTTAGCCGTCGCTGGGCTAGAACGGTTGGGAATGCGCGATCGCGTGCAACAGACTATTCCGAGTGAAATCTCTCTCCACGCAGTCGGACAAGGGGCATTGGGCATCGAGTGTCGCGCAGACGATACGGAGGTTTTAGAACTCCTTTCCGCCCTCGAACACAAACCCACCAAGTATCGCGCCCTAGCAGAACGAGAATTTCTCCGGGAACTCGAAGGCGGTTGCCAAGTTCCCATTGGCGCGAACACGACCATTGAAGGCGAAACCCTGACCTTCACGGGAATGGTTGCCAGTTTGGACGGTCAGCGACTGATTCGAGACACCGTAAGCGGTAATGTTAGCACCGCAGAAGCATTAGGTCGCGATTTAGCAGACCGCCTCAAAGGGCAAGGCGCACAGGAAATTCTTGCGGAGATTTTTGCTCAAATTGAAAGAAGTTGAGCGAAAAAGACTTTTTTTCACGAAGACGCGCGACCCATCGTGCGTTTTTTTTTGTTATTTGAAATAATCTGCCAAAACCATCCCCATAGCACTACGCACAAACGTTATAGCAATTCTCAGTCGCGATGTACTTAAATCCTACTGTATCCATACTCCCCTCTTCCAAAGTTGGGAGAGGTCGGAACGCCTCTGAGGTTTCCTCTTGCAGGCTATCGGGTAATGGCGTAGGGCGGGCATTGCCCGCAAGCTAAAGATTGCGATCGCACTTTTCACTGCATAATGCGATAAAACTCCGGAATTGCCCGAACTTTCGCTGTTGATATTGATAATCGCCCTCTAAAACCCAATAATCCCTATGAAGCTGTGGAAAAGCATCTGGAAAGTTTGCAATACAAAAATTCAAATTCCCTGGACAGATGCGGTTGAAGGTGGAGTCGAAGCCGGACAAAACGTTATCGAACTGGCACAAGCCTTAAGCGAAAACAAAGATGCCAAAGCCCTAGCTCCCCTCATCGGGCGTATTGACTCGCTTCTCGACGTGCTAGACTCCCCCTTGCTAGAAGTTGCAGGCGCGGGACTCCCCTTTATTGCGATGGGGACAAAGTTGCTGAAATTTATTGTTGAGGAAACCCAGCAGGAACCGACCCTAGAAATGGGCATTGCGCTGGTTGCTCAAGCGGCATATTTAGAGAGTTTGCGTCATTTTTTGCGAGATAATGATGCAGTTCGGGAGAAATTGGAAAATACCCCGGCATCAAAAGCAATTGCCAAACAAATCAAGCGCTTGGGGGAAAAGCTGGAACTGAACGGTCAAGAAATCCAGTTTGATGATAAAGACGCACGAAAGACCCTTATTTGCTTTCACGATTCCCCCCTCGCCAAGATTTTCAACCCCATTCTCGCCGCGCGTTTGCACGAGTCGGGATTGACGGAAACCGAAGCGAAACGGATTAGCGAACGCATTTCCCGCAGTACCCATCGTTATATGAAAGAAGCCTTAGCGGAAGTTCGGGACGATGTACCGCGTTTGGCTGCGCTGTACGGGGAAGGGTGGTTGCGAGATTTAGAACAGTACAGCAGTTTGGACAATTACTTAGAAGACAATATCGCCAAAAAACCCCAGGAAAAAGTATTCGATGAAGAATTTTCTTTCCAGGATGTTTACGTTCCCCTGGAAGTGAAACCCGTCGATAAAGACGAACCCGCGCAGAATATCGAAGAATGGGCGCAAACCACCCTGTTAGACGAGAGGAAGCAGGGACGGGTACTCTTCATTCAAGGGGGCCCTGGACGTGGGAAAAGCGTATTTTGTCGGATGTTTGCCGATTGGGTACGGCGAGAATTGCACCCCATTTACACGCCGATTTTGATTCGCCTGCGGGACATCACCGCCTTTGAAAACGATTTTGACCGCACCCTCAGCGCAGCGATTGGAACGGATTTTGTTAAGGATAGCGGCTGTCTGACAGACCGCAATACGCGCTTTCTCTTTCTGCTGGATGGCTTTGACGAATTGCTATTGGAACGGGGTGCAAATAAAGATTTGCGGGACTTTATTCAGCAAGTGGAAAAGTTTCAGCAAAATTGCGCGGAAAATCTAGAACGCCAACATCGCGTATTAATTACGGGTAGACCCTTCGCCCTGTTTGGCATCGAACACTTGATGCCCGCGAACTTGGAACGGATGGGAATTATCCTGATGGGGGAGGAGATTCAAAACCAGTGGTTGGAAAAATGGCAAACTGTTGTTGCTAGCGATGCGGTGGAAGCAGCGACCAAAACCCAGCAATTTCGAGGATTTTTAGAGAACGAACATCGTCCCGAAGCCGTAAAAACCTTAGCACAAGAACCCCTCTTGCTTTACCTGCTGGCGGCGATGCACCGGGACGGCGAGATTAATGCAGGAATGTTCGCTGCGGCGAGTCAGGGTGAGGCGAAAGTCCTGATTTATCAAAAAGCCTTGGATTGGGTGCTGAATAAGCAGCGAGAGAACAACCTGAACCAAAAACTCACCAGCCTAAAACTGGAAGATTTACGGACAGTCCTCGTTGAGACAGGATTATGCGTTACGCAGTCAGGTCGTGAATGGACGCGAATTTCTACGCTAAAAGAACGCTTAACGAAACTTGGTGATGAAAAGATCGCAAAGAAATTTGAAAAAATCTGTAATCAGTCCCAGGATGATGCGCTAACAAATGCACTCGCTGCTTTTTATCTAAAATCCACATCGAAGAACGAGAATTGCGTGGAGTTTGTCCACAAGAGCTTTGGCGAATTTCTCTGTGCGGAACGGATGATAAAAAGTTTTAGAGATTGGGTAGCAATAGAAACCTATCGACGCAGCAGCACAGAATATCGTATTCAAAACCAAGCGTTAGAATGGCAAATTTATGACTTGTTTGGCTACGGCGCGTTAACGGTGGAAATTGTTGAATATATACGGGCGCTGCTGGAACAACAGGACAAATCGGACAAAGAAGAAGAAAAATTTGATGTGGTAGCGTTATTTGACCGCCTGCACGATTTTTACCTTCTGTGGTGTGCGGGGGAATTTATTGAGCAGACAGCAGAAACTTTACCCCAAAAAAAGGCGCGACAGTTGCAAGCACAGGACATCGAACGCGGACAGCGCGAGGTGGATATTTACACCGGGTTGAATGTTTTGATTTTGCTGTTGGAACTGCATCGCTACGGGCAGGAACGGGAGACGTTGAAGGAGAAGCTAGCATTTTATCCTTGCGGTCAAGAGGATAGTGAAAATTTTGATAGAACACGCTTACTACGGATTATTGGTTACAGTCAATGCTTAGGCGCTTATTCCTTCCGAGAATTTTTGGGTAAGTTTCTCAGAGGCGCATACCTCAGTGGTGCAAACCTCAGAGGCGCAAATCTCCGAGACACAGACCTTATTCGCACAGACCTCAGTGGCGCAGACCTCAGTGGCGCATACCTCAGTAGTGCAAACCTTATTCGCGCAGACCTCATTCGCACAGACCTCAGAGGCGCAGACCTCATTGGCGCAAACCTCAGTGGCGCAAACCTCAGTGGCGCAAACCTTATTCGCGCAGACCTCATTCGCACAGACTTTATTCGCGCAGACCTCATTCGCACAGACCTCAGTGGCACAGACCTCAGTGGCGCATACCTCAGTGGCGCATACCTCAGTGGCGCAGACCTCAGTGGCACAAACCTCATTGGCGCAAACCTCATTGGCACAGATCTCAGTAGCGCAAACCTTATTCGCGCAGACCTCAGCGATCTAAAATGGGATAGCGATACCCGATGGGCGCATAGTCGGGGATTGCACGAAGCCAAGAACGTACCTAACGAACTCGCCCAAGAACCAAACTTTGCAGCGGCTGTCGCATTGAATCAAGGAGTCAGTTTTGTTCAGCAAGGCGATGTCGATGCCGCTTTAGCCGCTTACCAGGAAGCGCAAAACCTCGACCCTAATCTCGAAATTTCTGCTCGTTTTTGGAACGCACTATGCTGGTTTGGTAGTTTGCACAATCGTGCGCCGGATGTCCTCTTTGCTGGGGACAAAGCCGTTGAATTGGAACCCGATTATTGGAGATATCGAGAGTCGCGCGGACTCGCTAGGGCATCAACGGGGGATATTTCCGGTGCAATCGAAGATTTCCAAGCTACGCTGGATAGTGGATCTTTTGACGATTCAGAAAAAGAACAACAACAACGGCAAGGCTGGCTAGATGCCCTCCGCGCGGGGGACAATCCGTTTACGCCAGAGGTGTTAGCGGCATTACGTGAAA
The window above is part of the Lusitaniella coriacea LEGE 07157 genome. Proteins encoded here:
- a CDS encoding efflux RND transporter periplasmic adaptor subunit encodes the protein MPPENSNVDNADLERAIAEVEQSLFSLKERYAQVQRDKQRKVELQQERSELKAQNRDSSEIKAQLQLIQKELDAIEINLESSLFQWRRLWEPFWQIVRFGGLGVILGWVLKSCAG
- a CDS encoding DUF6439 family protein, which gives rise to MVQSQTHQLDQLSTLELAQALAERLTIAPNDWHRLKANRKAQAAQHAAAALVFLLNDRPQEALIRFQQTTGWLDRSISAPPCPTHGN
- a CDS encoding polysaccharide deacetylase family protein; this encodes MAQHHSLIWQRRTLFAIAIAAASFTFGLLIPALKGNSPKTANGIQIKLDLNNQDPDPIQAKSLALSDAKVFQNLVANLERLEQEQKRIYDFSLPQAFQGKTIKSVQVPAERKVIALTFDDGPWPGTTNDILYILKKNNIKATFFFLGRNVQNFPELAKIVVNHGHVLANHTWSHPYRQHSEAAAASEINRTTEIIYKLTGAKSVLFRPPGGYLTNGLATYAAKQNQSVVMWSADSQDYRTSSANMVRNVLRDASPGGIVLMHDGGGDRRKTVNALPVIIDKLKAQGYEFVTVPELMEMQKQPVANR
- a CDS encoding bifunctional pantoate--beta-alanine ligase/(d)CMP kinase — its product is MRLFKTIAGLQAELRQYWHEQSIGFVPTMGALHEGHLSLMRRAIAENEIVVVSIFINPLQFAPNEDLENYPRSREQDAQLCEELGVRVLFAPSPETMGIARAQTTIIPPPEMTSGLCSSRREGHFQGVATIVTKLFNLVRPTRAYFGEKDAQQLAIIRRLVADLNIPVEIRPCPTVREASGLACSSRNQYLTPEQEENATVLFRSLEAARGSFQKGERNAQTLMTAAKTELQTVPEIELEYLELVDPQTLIPLNSIETSGLLAIAARVGTTRLIDNIQLRDREPIVAIDGPAGAGKSTVTRLVAEALGFLYLDTGAMYRAIAWLVLEKKIALDDEPAIAECLESTTLTLRRTNSTPPLQVSIDNTDVTQAIRTPQVTANVSAVAKLSAVRQVLLKQQQQWGEKGGIVAEGRDIGTHVFPNAELKIFLTASAQERARRRLQDLAHQGETQIDLEQMEKEIQHRDYIDSTRKIAPLCKAPDAIELVTDGLSIEEVTQAILKLYARHCTTF
- a CDS encoding septal ring lytic transglycosylase RlpA family protein, which encodes MRPNLSSRLTASVLTTILGTTLALAAEPFKAVAQERAENNAIASQPSEASTTIPSTLQPLEGGEPTVAIPQQTTQVIDRATRVYPHQWGERQAATLYLHNIPVLTFLSSAASNESRDKVANGQTATLVSTTATQEEKNTSVARNIQTSTNPTERAIAVAHRLSDLNQNDFDAREITVGWNGDRAAYIITASGEEIATIDNKTILPDTTRSLTQDALQATNRLRRLLGNAPPLAVGEIATRPEPSRAAQQAAARVVSRQQGMASWYGPGFHGRRSASGERFNQNAMTAAHRTLPFGTFVRVTNKNNGRSVVVRINDRGPFIRGRIIDLSVGAAKEIDMYSSGVAPVQVEVLER
- a CDS encoding heavy metal translocating P-type ATPase; its protein translation is MTVSEQRSRDLKKPSPDLETATLDVKGMKCAGCVAAVERQLTQNPGVVSACVNLITEMAVVQYEAQTIDPKTLAEKLTARGFQAEPRSAEGANSPQKTLNKPHSSTGVLAMAAGLLLFSGLGHWQHWGGPVIPVLSNIWVHWGLATLALLIPGREIIFDGMRGLRYGMPNMNTLVGLGTLSAYFASCAALFFPQMGWECFFDEPVMLLGFILLGRTLEGRARSRAIAALEKLIALQPSVAYVIGESTSWEEGGIAIPVEQVREGEWVRVLPGERIPVDGVVVFGQTSVEESMLTGESLPVFKQSGDEVAAGTLNRSGAIAIATTRTGQNTTLARTIALVEEAQTRKAPVQKLADTVAGYFAYGVMAIATLTFLFWNFIGTSLWSQVLHPAMAHGMAVPDTSSVLLSLKLAIAVLAISCPCALGLATPTALLVGTSMGAERGILIKGGDILERVHQLSTIVFDKTGTLTMGCPTVSDCLPVSPFTADELLQKVATAESGTHHPLALAVLAEAKKRNLTLSAASDFFTEPGLGVSAQIEGEQILAGNRAWLTHHGIDVASDGEIAGKTPIYAAINGKFAGIIALEDVVRPDAFATVEKLQKMGLEVVLLTGDREEVARAIARQLKIDRVYAEVRPDKKAEIIQTLQQDSTQVVAMAGDGINDAPALAQADVGISLHGGTDVAIETAGIVLMGNSSTDENIRLFNTVEAIRLSRATVRKIRQNLFWALGYNAIAIPLAAGVLLPSQGISLSPAMAGASMALSSIIVVMNSLLLRREF
- the hemC gene encoding hydroxymethylbilane synthase, yielding MTSNVSSPARTIRIASRKSQLALVQTYWVQEQLQKHFPERQFDVETMSTKGDKILDVALSKIGDKGLFTKELELGMINKTADLAVHSLKDLPTKLPDGLVLGCVTERINPADALVVHAKHKDKQIDTLPEGAVIGTSSLRRLAQLRYHFPHFEFKDVRGNLNTRLAKLDDGGYDALILAVAGLERLGMRDRVQQTIPSEISLHAVGQGALGIECRADDTEVLELLSALEHKPTKYRALAEREFLRELEGGCQVPIGANTTIEGETLTFTGMVASLDGQRLIRDTVSGNVSTAEALGRDLADRLKGQGAQEILAEIFAQIERS